In the Azospirillum humicireducens genome, AATGCGACGCAGGCCTCCAGCAGTTCCTCGAAGGTGGCAAGGCCGTGGGTGGCGAAATAGCGGTCGCGCGCCACCGGCGAACTGCCGTCGTCGGCGGGGTCCAGGTCGTGCCAGCCCAGCACCCCCGGCTCGCTCTCATGCACCAGGGCGCGCAGCGCACGGCCGGTGAAGAACAGCGTGACCTTGCGGTTGGTGGCCGCCGCGGCGCTGGCCATCACCAGCGCGTAATGGACCCGGTCGAAGCCGCCGGCGAACAGGACGATCGACAGGGCCGAGGTGCTCTCGGCCGAGGACTGCGACATGGTGGTGGACATGATGGGCCGCCTCCCGTCTTTCCCGTCGCGCCCGTCAGTGGGCGGAGAGGTCGTGGATGGTCGGATGATCGCCGCAAAGCGCGCAGTCGGGATCCCGCTTGATGGCGATGCGCTGATAGGACGCATAGAGCGTGTCCATCATCAGCAGGCTGCCCGACAGGCTCTCGCCCAACCCCAGCAGTTCCTTCAGCACCTCCGTCGCCTGCAGCGAGCCGACGAAACCGGCCAGCGCCCCCAACACCCCGCCTTCCGAGCAGGACGGCACGGTGCCGCGCGGCGGCGGTTCCGGAAACAGGCAGCGATAACAGGGGTGCGGCGCGCCGAGATGGGCCTTGAAGGTGCTCAGCTGGCCATCGAATCGCAAGATCGCCGCCGACACCAGCGTCTTCCCGGCAAGGAAGCAGGCGTCGTTCAGCAGGAAGCGCGTGGCGAAATTGTCCGACCCGTCGGCAACCAGATCGTAGCGGCCGATCAGGTCCATCGCATTGTCGCGGTTCAGCCGCATCCGGTGGGCCTCCACCCGGACATCGGGGTTCAGCGCATGGATGCGGGCGGCGGCACTCTCCACCTTCGGGTGGCCGAGTGTCGATTCGTCGTGGATCACCTGGCGCTGCAGGTTCGACAGGTCCACCGTGTCGTCATCGACGATGCCGATGGTGCCGACGCCGGCCGCGGCCAGATAAAGGAGAAGGGGCGCGCCAAGGCCGCCGGCGCCGACGACCAGCACCTTGGATCGCAGAAGCCGCTCCTGCCCGATGCCGCCGACTTCCGGCAACACGATGTGGCGGGAATAGCGGTGAAGCTGGGTGTCCGTGAAGTCCATGGCCGGCAGCATAGCGCAAGGACGCGCCGTTGCAGCAACATTCGATGCGGCATTTTCCGACACGCGGAGCCGCCCGGCATCGCGAAGGCGGTCAGACCTTGGTCGAGGTGGGCTTCGCTTCGGACGCCCATTGCCGCAGCCGGGTCTGCCGCTCGCGCAGGGTCTTGGATATGGCGCTTTCCTGGTTCGCTCCCGACTCGGACAGATCCGCATTGCGCGGCACGAGGTTCATCATGAAATCGGTCGGCGACTTCAAACTCGACGGCGGGACCACCACCATCGTGTATTGGCCGGGTTCCAGCTTGTAGGTCGGCTTCTGCAGGAAGGTCTGCTGGGAATCGGGCTTGCCCGAGTCGCTGGCGGCGACGACCTTGCCGTCCTTGTCCATCATCGCCCAGCGCGTGTTGGGAAGCGATATGTTGGCGGTGAAGTTGCCGCCCTGCAGGACGTTGAAGGTGTGCTTCTGCACGCCGGTATCGCCGTTGCCCGGCGGCTGGGCGGTGCCCTTCAGCGTTGCGCCGGCACCCGTCACCAGGACGTTCTGCCGTTCGGTGACGTCCAACGAATAATCGCGCACGCCGGCCGCCCGGTTGGCCTGCGAAATGGTCGCCGTGTAGGTGCCCGGCCCCAGCCGCGCGGTGGCGTCCGACGCCGATTCCTTCGACCGGATGGTCGTCACCACCTCGTTCCGGTCGTTGCGGATCTCGACGTTGGTGAAGGTGTTGTTGACCTTGAAATTGAACTCGCCGGCCTTGCTGACCGTGAAGGTCTGGGTGTCGGCATTGGCCCCGTCGGCGCCGACCTTGGTCGTCTGCCCCTTGAGCTGCGAGAAGGCGCTGCTCGACAGGTTCGGAACATAGGTGGCGGCGGTCACATCCGACATGGCGGTCACTCCCCGGCGGCGCGGACGGCGAAGGCTTTGCTGTTGCCGGGAAGAGTAGCGCGAACCGCCAATTCCGTCAAATTTCGCACCGGAATTTCGCGGATAGGCTGCGGAGCGGAAGCGGCGTCGCCCCCGCTCCGCAACGTCGGCGGTTACTCCAGCCCTTCGAACAGGGCGGTCGACAGGTAACGCTCGGCGAAGGACGGCAGGATCACGACGATCTGCTTGCCCGCATTCTCCGGACGGGCGCCGACCTCCAGCGCAGCGGCGAGCGCCGCACCCGACGAGATGCCGACCGGAACGCCTTCAAGACGGGCGACCTTGCGGGCGGTTTCGAAGGCGCGCTGGTTGGAGATGCGCACCACCTCGTCGATCAGTTCCTTCTTCAGGATGTCGGGAACGAAGCCGGCGCCGATGCCCTGGATCTTGTGCGGGCCCGGCATGCCGCCGGACAGGACGGGGCTGTCCTCCGGCTCCACCGCCACCGCCTTGAAGCTGGGCTTGCGCGACTTGAGGACCTCGGCGGTGCCGGTCAGAGTGCCGCCGGTGCCGACGCCGGAGATCAGGAAATCGACCTGACCGTCGGTGTCCTTCCAGATCTCCTCCGCCGTGGTGGCGCGGTGGACAGCCGGGTTGGCGGTGTTCTTGAACTGCTGCAGCAGGTAGGCGTTCGGATCGGCGGCCAGGATCTCCTCGGCCTTGCGGATGGCGCCCTTCATGCCTTCCGACGCCGGGGTCAGCACCAGTTCCGCACCCAGCAGCTTCAGCATCTTGCGCCGCTCAACCGACATGCTTTCCGGCATGGTCAGGATCAGCTTGTAGCCCTTGGCGGCGGCGACGAAGGCCAGCGCGATGCCGGTGTTGCCGGAGGTGGGCTCGACCAGGGTCGTGCGGCCGGGGGCGATGGTGCCGGCGGCCTCCGCGGCATCGATCATGGCGCGGCCGATGCGGTCCTTGACGCTGGCCAGCGGGTTGAAGAACTCCAGCTTGCCGATGATCTGGGCCTTGACCCCGGCATCCTCGGCGAGGCGGTTCAGCCGCACCAGCGGCGTGGCGCCGATCGTGTCGAGGATGCTGTCATAGATCTTGCCACGGAATTCGGGTGCAGCCATGATTCCACCTCTAAGATTTGTGTTATGTGTAAGTTCAACACCCCAGGCCGAGCATTATCCAGCGCGGATGGCCTGTCAAACGGGAAGTGGGGTCGGCGGGCCGTCCGTGCGATCCCGCTGATCGCAGTCGAAGCGCCAGCCGGAGCGTCAAATCGTGAAGTCGATCCGGTCCTCGGTCTCGCTCTCCACCCCGGCCTGGCGCGCGCGCATGCACAGATCCTCGACCGTGATGGTGTCGAGCTTGGCCATGCATTCCTCCTGCAACTCTCCCCACAACGGACGCACGACCTGATGGCCCAGGACGGAACCCGCCGGCTCTTCGATGGGATCCGTGGCTGTCTCCATCGAGCGGACCACCCGCACGATCTCGCCCAGCGTGATCCGCCGCCGCTCGCGCGCCAGCCGATAGCCGCCACGCGGGCCCCGCACACCGGCCAGCACGCCTTCCCGCACCAGCTGCTGCAGCACCTGCTCCAGGTAACGCTTCGGGATACCCTGGCGCCGGGTGATCTCTCCCGACTGCACCGGCTCGGTGCCCGCGTTGTAGGCGATGTCGAGGACCGCCTCGATGGCGAACATCAGCTTCTTGGAGATGCGGAGCATCACGAGCGACTCCCGGTGTTCTGACTGTGCCTGCCACTGCAGCAAGGGGACCGGCGGTTCCCGGCGGCACCGGCCTCGGACCGGTCCGAAGGTGGAAACGCCGACATCTCACCCATTCCCGCCTGTTGGTTAAGAAGCGTTCTACACCTTGGAAGCGGGAATTCACAACAGGATTTGTCGCAGACAGACTCGGGAAAAGCCCTTCCGAACACACGGCACGCCCGGCGGGGCGGGTGTCACGATCCGGCCGTCCAGGCCACCTCCCCCAGATCCTCGCGGAAGGCGAAGCGCTTCAGATGGTCGATGACCACTGCCTGCATGCGCTCCATCTGTTCGGCATCCTCCATCTCGATGGTCAGCGTCAGCCCTTCGGCATCCGCCGCCATCCGGCAGCGGCGGTCGGGAGAGAAGGGCACCAGCCCCTGGTTCTCGTCATAAGCGACCTCGAACTTGTGCGCCCAGTGCTTGCACAGCTGGGTCATGTAGCGGCGGCCGTTGGGGGTCGCGATGCGGGCGCTCGATACGATCATGGTCTTCGTCTCCTCCGCGATCAGATCCGTTCGACGGCGCGGGCTGCGGCGTCGATGGCGTCGGCGATGGCCTGGGTTTGCTCCGCCGTCAGGTCGCCGCGCGACAGGCGCAACCGCAGGGCCAGCTTGAAGTTCTCGACGGCGCGGACGATCTGCGGCGAGGATTCGCGTTGCTGCCGGGCCTTCGCGTGGGCGATCCGTTCGCGCACCGCGGCAACGGCGGGCTCCGCCGCCTTCAGCGCCTCCGTCCCTTCGGGCGTGATCTCGTAGAGCTTCTTGTTGCCTTCGGTCGACCCGATGCGGATGTGGCCCTGCTCCTCCAGCAGGGTCAGCGTCGGGTAGACGACGCCGGGGCTGGGGCTGTAGGCGCCGCCGACCATCTCCTCGATCGTCTTGATCAGGTCATAGCCGGAGCGCGGCTTCTCCGCGATCAGCCACGACAGAACGAGGCGCAGGTCGCCGTGGTCGAAGACGCGGCGCTCTCCCCGCCCTCCCCGACCACCCCCGAAGCCACCCCCCCGGCCGCCGCCGGAGCCTTCCCAGCCGCCGCGATACCCATGGCGGCCGCGCCCGTCCGGCGCCTCGTCGTCGAAGTCCGGGCGCGAGAAGCGGCGCCCCTGGCAGTGAAACAGATGCCGAAACATGGAACCCTCTCTCGATGCAGTTTCGATATAACGAAATTTTAGATATATCGAAACTCGCTCTTTGACAAGGGGGGGCGTTCCGACAAATCGCAGCCGCCTGCAAATCACTGTCGCCTGCCCTGTCGAAGGGGCTATAACCGACGCCCTGGCTTTGCTATCGCGCGTGTGTGCCCTGATGCCCCTTCGGATCGAGACCTTCTCCAACGTCACCGGCGGCTCCAGCTTCTTCAAGGCGGTGGGCCATCCGCTGGCGGCGCCCAAGGCCGCGATCCTGATATCGCGGCTGGCCTCGTACGGCCCGGTGGCCGTCTATGACCCGCTGGGCCTGCTCTCGGGGCTGGCGGAGTTCTATGACCTGTCGGCGGTGCCGGTGTGCGGCATCTATGTCCAGGACGTGGAGCAGGTGGGGAAAGAGGTGTTCGGCCATGCCGCCCGCCCGGTGACCGACCTGCCGTCAAGCCGCGCCCGCACCGTCTTCATCGTCGCCTTCGATTCGCAGCGCTTGGAAGGCCACATCGCGCATCTGATCCCGAAACAGGCCGGCGTCGTCTCGCTGGACGCCATGCGCGTGCCGGAAGACATGCTGAACGACCCCGGCCATTACCTGTCGAAGTTCAATTGGGCGACCAATTTCGCCTGGTTCCGCGACGGCGACGGCCATCACACCCGCGTGGTGTCGGCCAACTACTGGCCGCGCTACGGCGCCAAGGGCACCAGGCTGTGGGCCTGCCTGTTCGATGGCGAGGGCCGCCCGATCGCCGACTGGACGGAGCCGATGCCGCCGACCGACGGCACCGTGGTGATCGACAGCCGGCAGGTGCGCGAGCGCTTCGGCCTCGCCCCCTTCTGCGGCTCGCTGTTTCTGCACGTCATCGGCGCCGCCGGGCACGACGTGGTCAAATACGCGCTCGACACCTATGGCGACGACGAGACGGTGTTGTCCTGCACCCACGACGCCAACGCCTGGCCGGCCG is a window encoding:
- a CDS encoding DsrE family protein yields the protein MSTTMSQSSAESTSALSIVLFAGGFDRVHYALVMASAAAATNRKVTLFFTGRALRALVHESEPGVLGWHDLDPADDGSSPVARDRYFATHGLATFEELLEACVALGVTVMACEMGLRALGLPPGVQLRADVPVATGGVVTFLNDAPKGGAMLFI
- a CDS encoding HesA/MoeB/ThiF family protein; translation: MDFTDTQLHRYSRHIVLPEVGGIGQERLLRSKVLVVGAGGLGAPLLLYLAAAGVGTIGIVDDDTVDLSNLQRQVIHDESTLGHPKVESAAARIHALNPDVRVEAHRMRLNRDNAMDLIGRYDLVADGSDNFATRFLLNDACFLAGKTLVSAAILRFDGQLSTFKAHLGAPHPCYRCLFPEPPPRGTVPSCSEGGVLGALAGFVGSLQATEVLKELLGLGESLSGSLLMMDTLYASYQRIAIKRDPDCALCGDHPTIHDLSAH
- the cysK gene encoding cysteine synthase A, whose translation is MAAPEFRGKIYDSILDTIGATPLVRLNRLAEDAGVKAQIIGKLEFFNPLASVKDRIGRAMIDAAEAAGTIAPGRTTLVEPTSGNTGIALAFVAAAKGYKLILTMPESMSVERRKMLKLLGAELVLTPASEGMKGAIRKAEEILAADPNAYLLQQFKNTANPAVHRATTAEEIWKDTDGQVDFLISGVGTGGTLTGTAEVLKSRKPSFKAVAVEPEDSPVLSGGMPGPHKIQGIGAGFVPDILKKELIDEVVRISNQRAFETARKVARLEGVPVGISSGAALAAALEVGARPENAGKQIVVILPSFAERYLSTALFEGLE
- a CDS encoding RrF2 family transcriptional regulator encodes the protein MLRISKKLMFAIEAVLDIAYNAGTEPVQSGEITRRQGIPKRYLEQVLQQLVREGVLAGVRGPRGGYRLARERRRITLGEIVRVVRSMETATDPIEEPAGSVLGHQVVRPLWGELQEECMAKLDTITVEDLCMRARQAGVESETEDRIDFTI
- a CDS encoding DUF2218 domain-containing protein is translated as MIVSSARIATPNGRRYMTQLCKHWAHKFEVAYDENQGLVPFSPDRRCRMAADAEGLTLTIEMEDAEQMERMQAVVIDHLKRFAFREDLGEVAWTAGS
- a CDS encoding PadR family transcriptional regulator, encoding MFRHLFHCQGRRFSRPDFDDEAPDGRGRHGYRGGWEGSGGGRGGGFGGGRGGRGERRVFDHGDLRLVLSWLIAEKPRSGYDLIKTIEEMVGGAYSPSPGVVYPTLTLLEEQGHIRIGSTEGNKKLYEITPEGTEALKAAEPAVAAVRERIAHAKARQQRESSPQIVRAVENFKLALRLRLSRGDLTAEQTQAIADAIDAAARAVERI